One segment of Pan paniscus chromosome 20, NHGRI_mPanPan1-v2.0_pri, whole genome shotgun sequence DNA contains the following:
- the XRCC1 gene encoding DNA repair protein XRCC1 isoform X3, whose amino-acid sequence MPEIRLRHVVSCSSQDSLEKEEQIHSVDIGNDGSAFVEVLVGSSAGGAGEQDYEVLLVTSSFMSPSESRSGSNPNRVRMFGPDKLVRAAAEKRWDRVKIVCSQPYSKDSPFGLSFVRFHSPPDKDEAEAPSQKVTVTKLGQFRVKEEDESASSLRPGALFFSRINKTSPVTASDPAGPSYAAATLQASSTASSASPVSRAIGSTSKPQESPKGKRKLDLNQEEKKTPSKPPAQLSPSVPKRPKLPAPTRTPATAPVPARAQGAVTGKPRGEGTEPRRPRAGPEELGKILQGVVVVLSGFQNPFRSELRDKALELGAKYRPDWTRDSTHLICAFANTPKYSQVLGLGGRIVRKEWVLDCHRMRRRLPSWRYLMAGPGSSSEEDEASHSGGSGDEAPKLPQKRPQTKTKPTQAAGPSSPQKPPTPEETKAASPVLQEDIDIEGVQSEGQDNGAEDSGDTEDELRRVAEQKEHRLPPGQEENGEDPYAGSTDENTDSEEHQEPPDLPVPELPDFFQGKHFFLYGEFPGDERRKLIRYVTAFNGELEDYMSDRVQFVITAQEWDPSFEEALMDNPSLAFVRPRWIYSCNEKQKLLPHQLYGVVPQA is encoded by the exons GTCCTTCTGGTCACCTCATCTTTCATGTCCCCTTCCGAGAGCCGCAGTGGCTCAAACCCCAACCGCGTTCGCATGTTTGGGCCTGACAAGCTGGTCCGGGCAGCCGCCGAGAAGCGCTGGGACCGGGTCAAAATTGTTTGCAGCCAGCCCTACAGCAAG GACTCCCCCTTTGGCTTGAGTTTTGTACGGTTTCATAGCCCCCCAGACAAAGATGAGGCAGAGGCCCCGTCCCAG AAGGTGACAGTGACCAAGCTTGGCCAGTTCCGTGTGAAGGAGGAGGATGAGAGCGCCAGCTCTCTGAGGCCGGGGGCTCTCTTCTTCAGCCGGATCAACAAGACATCCCCAG TCACAGCCAGCGACCCGGCAGGACCTAGCTATGCAGCTGCTACCCTCCAGGCTTCTAGTactgcctcctcagcctctccagtctCCAGGGCCATAGGCAGCACCTCCAAG CCCCAGGAGTCTCCCAAAGGGAAGAGGAAGTTGGATttgaaccaagaagaaaagaagaccCCCAGCAAACCACCAGCCCAGCTGTCGCCATCTGTTCCCAAGAGACCTAAAT TGCCAGCTCCAACTCGTACCCCAGCCACAGCCCCAGTCCCTGCCCGAGCACAGGGGGCAGTGACAGGCAAACCCCGAGGAGAAGGCACCGAGCCCAGACGACCCCGAGCTGGCCCAGAGGAGCTGGGGAAGATCCTTCAGGGTGTGGTAGTGGTGCTGAGTGGCTTCCAGAACCCCTTCCGCTCCGAGCTGCGAGATAAGGCCCTAGAGCTTGGGGCCAAGTATCGGCCAGACTGGACCCGGGACAGCACGCACCTCAT CTGTGCCTTTGCCAACACCCCCAAGTACAGCCAGGTCCTAGGCCTGGGAGGCCGCATCGTGCGTAAGGAGTGGGTGCTGGACTGTCACCGCATGCGTCGGCGGCTGCCCTCCTGGAG GTACCTCATGGCAGGGCCAGGTTCCAGCAGTGAGGAGGATGAGGCCTCTCACAGCGGTGGCAGCGGAGATGAAGCCCCCAAGCTTCCTCAAAAG CGCCCCCAGACCAAAACCAAGCCCACTCAGGCAGCTGGACCCAGCTCACCCCAGAAGCCCCCAACCCCTGAAGAGACCAAAGCAGCCTCACCAGTGCTCCAGGAAGATATAGACATTGAGGGGGTACAGTCAG AAGGACAGGACAATGGGGCGGAAGATTCTGGGGACACAGAGGATGAGCTGAGGAg GGTGGCAGAGCAGAAGGAACACAGACTGCCCCCTGGCCAGGAGGAGAATGGGGAAGACCCGTATGCAGGCTCCACGGATGAGAACACGGACAGTGAGGAACACCAGGAGCCTCCTGATCTGCCAGTCCCTGAGCTCCCAG ATTTCTTCCAGGGCAAGCACTTCTTTCTTTACGGGGAGTTCCCTGGGGACGAGCGGCGGAAACTCATCCGATATGTCACAGCCTTCAATGG GGAGCTCGAGGACTATATGAGCGACCGGGTTCAGTTTGTGATCACAGCACAGGAATGGGATCCCAGCTTTGAGGAG GCCCTGATGGACAACCCCTCCCTGGCATTCGTTCGTCCCCGATGGATCTACAGTTGCAATGAGAAGCAGAAGTTACTTCCTCACCAGCTCTATGGGGTGGTGCCGCAGGCCTGA